TGGCCGTAGGCCTCCGTGTACTCCGTGTCGGGCGCCAAGTCAGCTCTGAGTATCCTCCGGCGGTTGACATGTTGGACGAGCgagtcggcgggctggggaTCGTACTCGAGTGTCACTTGATTGTCCCCACGGACGAGTGCGAATTGGGTGGCGAACTTGTTGCGTATGCTCTTGATGTATTCCTGGTCGGGCGTCAACAAGATATTCATGAACCGTCCATTGGTGTGAAAACGAAAGTGTTCAAAGGGCTGCTTGCTGTCGACGGGCATTTTGTCAAATCCTGGTTGAGAGGCATTGAGGGCTGTGAAGGCGTGACCTgacccggcgcgccgccgccaacgtcaCGGCGAGCTCATCTCATATCTATCATTCGTCATGTTTGCTCTCGGAGCGCTGCACCTTTGTCCAGACGCTGCTTTGTCTCGCCGGACGCAAAGAGCGCGACCGCAGGACCGCCATGCTTACCATGTTGCCTCGCCATGGCAGCACGGGTGCAGTGCGTGGCACTTGCGCTCGCGGGCCGTGCAAGCGCGCGCCAGCAGGAACAAAAGGGAGAGCTTTCGGCTCGAGTCGCAAGACTGGTCAAGGTCAAAGGCTCGGAGACAGCGACGGGCGATGGGGGCGTTGTGTAAGTGGAAAGTGAGGTATGTATGGATAGGCTGTGGTTGCGGAAAGGGGTTAGCATGGGTCAGTCCACGGCTTTGTGCGAGCCCAGGCTGATCAATACTCGCCGGAGACTTTGACTTGTTAACGTAGTGCTCGGGCCCCGACAAGACGTGCATCTACGGTATAAATTTGTGGAAACAGGACAATGTGTTTGATCAAGCTGTCGAGTTTCCGTCGAGTTTCCTGGGTCTGTTGTGAGCCTGACTACGCGAGCCGCGAAATCCTGTGCAAGTAAACACATCAAGGCTACACATCACCTCGCCTGTGATACATCATGTGCAGGCCCCATTGTGGTCCTCGGTCCCTTACTCCTCACTGTCCCGCCAAAGCCGACTTACATGCATTGTGCTCAGAGCCCATAGTCTCCTAATCTGTCCAACAAACGCCGTAAAACACCGTGCGCTAAGTTCCAAGTACACAAAATACCTCACCGGCTTGTTCCGTGAGAGTGCTATACCTTAACAAAAGCTGCGTGCGGGCGTAAGCCGTTGTCTGGTCTATGCATTCGGGTTTGCGACTTACTAGCATCAATCTGGCTCACTTGAGGTAGAGCCAGGCGAACCTTGTTCCGGTACAGCGCTGGCCCTCGCAACTGAAAGGGGTTCCCTTCAAAGTAAACCGTGTTCAGGTGCTCCTTGTCCCTGAACACCTTCTCCACCTCGTTAAAATCCGCCACCTGGTTGTAGCTTGCCCACACCTCTTCCAGCTTGGCCAGTCCCTCCAAGCCCTTGAGGCTGGCAACTTGATTGTTGGAGATGTCAAGGACCTTGAGATTTACGTTGGATTCGAGACCTTGTAGTGATTCCAATGCATTGTGGGCAATGTAGAGCTCCTCCAGCCCAGGGACATCCTTGAGCGGGGACAGATCTTTGATGCGGTTGGACTGAATGCTGAGCAGCCGAAGATTCGGCAGCCCTCCGAGCCCCGTCAGCTCTGTAATCTTGTTCTTGGCCACCCAGAGTTCTTCCAGTGACGCAAGACCGTCCAGGTTGTTGAGCTCCCGAATGCGGTTCGAACCCAGCTCTAGCGAGGTGAGGTGTCTTAGGCCATCAAGACCCTCGATGCGGCTTATCTTGTTGGCAACGAGGAACAGTTCCCTCAGCTGCGTCATGTGGCCAATATGCTTGATGTGCTTGATCTTGTTGAAGCTCAGGTCCAGGCTGGTGAGGTTGGTCAGCGCGTCCATGCCACGCATGTGCGAGATGAGGTTGTCATAGAGGTCGAGTTCTTTGAGAGTtggcgcgaggccgtcaaggccgtcgatTTCTTGAATGCTGTTCTGCCGGAGGCAGA
This region of Purpureocillium takamizusanense chromosome 9, complete sequence genomic DNA includes:
- the sds22 gene encoding protein phosphatase regulatory subunit Sds22 (BUSCO:EOG09263GUT~EggNog:ENOG503NUKW~COG:T), with translation MPAPAPVNKENETPSHIDIQDDRQAPREDGEASPGMRNSKGWDGKLRVPKSALMTNPEALSDPEYSDDSNVLQGEEISADEDLLESEDSDTEEIMCSHSRIGAMSALRLQRFKNVARICLRQNSIQEIDGLDGLAPTLKELDLYDNLISHMRGMDALTNLTSLDLSFNKIKHIKHIGHMTQLRELFLVANKISRIEGLDGLRHLTSLELGSNRIRELNNLDGLASLEELWVAKNKITELTGLGGLPNLRLLSIQSNRIKDLSPLKDVPGLEELYIAHNALESLQGLESNVNLKVLDISNNQVASLKGLEGLAKLEEVWASYNQVADFNEVEKVFRDKEHLNTVYFEGNPFQLRGPALYRNKVRLALPQVSQIDATFVKV